The Penaeus vannamei isolate JL-2024 chromosome 39, ASM4276789v1, whole genome shotgun sequence genome includes the window TTCCAGGTTGGTCCATCATTTCCTCTTTACTTGGACTCGTTGGAgtcgtatctgtatctgtattccCGAGATTCGTCGGAACCAGATTCGAAGGAGGCATCGCCCTCGtagttgacctcagccacgtagccggagtcgccgtccacgaagtacttgacggtctgcaggcggccgtcggggagctgcacgtagtaggatccctgggtGTCGTCGCCGTCACGGGCCTCCTGGTGTCCGAACTCGTTGCTTGAAGGGTCGTGATCGACAGCCCACTGGAAGTCGTACTTGGCTTCTCCGGATTCGTAAGATTCCTCAGATGAGCGTCTCTGTTTCATGGACCGTATAAGAGTGTTAATTGCGGTCTTTTACGATGCGAATTCGTGAAGTAGAAactccttaaatatatatatatatatatatatatatatatatatatatatatatatatatatatatatatatagatagatagatagatagatagatagatagatagatagatagatatttaaatatttatgtatatgtactcacacaaatatgtgtgtgtatgtatatatatatatatatatatatatatatatatatatatatatatatatatatatatatatatatatatatatatatatatatatatataatatatacagatatatatctatatatatatatatatatatatatatatatatatatatatatatatatatatatatatatatatatatatatgtatgtatgtatgtatgtgtgtgtgtatgtatgtatgtatatacaaaatattagtCACCTACAAAAGACGATAAAGTTTTCAAATAACTGACCTGTGGTGGTCTGTATTCGTAGGACTCGAAGCTGTCTGCGGCGGCAATGGCTGCCAGACCGAGGAGGATGAAGACCTGAAACACGAGTTTTGTTGATGAAAAAATTAAGGAACTTAATTTTGGCATTCGATTACGATTATCTATATGCTAAATTCTTCACTCAGTGAATGTGAACATTAAATAATAAACGTTAAAGTTCGCTTGCCTTGGTGTTCATGTTGATGTAGGATTTCAGAAGCTACTGATACTTGCTGCTGGAAAGCTAAGTAATATATACACCTCAGCGTCAGCCCAGACATGGCGCAAGGTCACTCAAGGACAACTTCTTTACATCTGTTGCTAAAGTTCTGGGTGGAGTTGACTTGATGGGCGGTTTCGCATTTGCAATATTTCGGGTTGTCatagacatacgcatacatgcacacatgtacaaaatatacgtatgcatatacatgcacctGCTTactagtacacacatacacgaccatTCTTTTACACTCATGCACATAACATAAAGCTTCATTTACGTATAATTACACATAGGTTCTTACATTTACGCAAAAACATAGACAGGCGAATATTCGTGCATATGGAACAtagaattaattaataaatatttcCCTATGGAGTAACCGTCGAACCGGATAATGAAAACCCTCTGTTCCAGAAATCTCATTGAAAAATATTCTCTTCTCAGGTTTCAACTCCCTAAACCAAGTTTTCAGTCAGCAAAACGTCTGGCTTTTTATTtcgttacatatatgtatatttcttaatAATTCTTttgacaaataaacacacaaacataaaacacacattaacacatacacacacgtataaacacaaacataaaaattaacaaacacatacagatacacacacacagatatatatatatatatatatatatatatatatatatatatatatatatatatatacatacacacacacacacacacacacacacacacacacacacacacacacacacacacacatatatatatatatatatatatatatatatatatatatatatatatatatatatatatatatattcaaatatatatacatgtatgtatatatatatatatatatatatatatatatatatatatatatatatatatatatatatatatatatatatatatatacacacacacacttacatgcatacatatttacacacacatacacacacacaaacacacacacacacacacacacacacacacacacacacacaaacacacacacacacacacacacacacacacacacacacacacatatatatgtgtatgtgtgtggatgtgcgtgtgtgtgtgtgcgtgcgtgtgcatatgtgtaaatatgcatatatatgcatttatacatatataaatatctaaacatgtctctatatatgtatatataaatatgtatttatatgtatatttatatatatatgaatatatatatatatatatatatatatatatatatatatatatatatatatataaatatatatatatatatatatatatatatatatatatatatatatatatatatatatatatatatatatatatatatatacggatttttatatggatacacacacacacacacaaacacacacacacacacacacacacacacacacacgcaaacgcacactcacactcacactcacatacacacacacacacacacaaacatatatatatatatatatatatatatatatatatatatatatatatatatatatatatatatatatatatatatatatatatatatatatatatatatatatatatatatatatatatatacacatacatgtatatacatacacacatgtacatatatatatatatatatatatatatatatatatatatatatatatatatatatatatatatatatatatatatatatgtatttatgtatatttacatatatatatacatatatatatatatatatatatatatatatatatatatatatatatatatatatatgtacatctatctatctatctatctatctatctatctatctatctatctatatatatatatatatatatatatatatatatatatatatatatatatatatatatatgaacacacacacacacacacacacacacacacacatatatatatatttatacatatatatatgtaattctataTTTTTACTAGAATGAAGGTAATCTTTAGGTTGAAATATTTATATTCCTGTTAATGTTGCATTATAAAATAATGAATTTACAAAATTTCCCATGTATTTACTCCTGATATTTTAGCTTTGTAAAGAATTGGTTGTCTAGAAAGGGTATGAATAAAATGTTTAATGGCCTGTTTCATGAAAATACGAACTCGGATTTTCTTTGagaaataaattattattattactattatcatcattgtaattatccttgttacaattatcatattttatttttatcaccatcattatcattgttataatcaatgttactattttcatccttttcattattatcattatgattagcattattttcatcattaactttACCGTAAAGGAAAAGTGTGTGGTCCGGGTTTTTAGGCTTTCttttagagaagaagaaaagtttcCGTTTCACTAcagttgtatatacataaaaaaaaaagaatgaagttgAGAAAAGATGGTCCCCGTGAGTCACCATCACACTCAAGTAGAATAACAGAGAATCTTATAATAATCGTTAAGATTAGATgggtaatattaatcataacttATCGTACGTTGCaaatttattcataaatacataaataggtcTTTACAAAATGTTCATTATTCCAGGTTGGTCCATCATTTCCTCTTTACTTGGACTCGTTGGAgtcgtatctgtatctgtattccCGAGATTCGTCGGAACCAGATTCGAAGGAAGCATCGCCCTCGtagttgacctcagccacgtagccggagtcgccgtccacgaagtacttgacggtctgcaggcggccgtcggggagctgcacgtagtaggatccctgagtgtcgTCTCCGTCACGGGCCTCCTGGTGTCCGAACTCGTTGCTTGAAGGGTCGTGATCGACAGCCCATTGGAAGTCGTACTTGGCCTCTCCGGATTCGTAAGATTCCTCAGATGAACGTCTCTGTTTCGTGGACCGTATAAGAGTGTTAATTGCGGTCTTTTCCGATGCGAATTCGTAAAATAGAGACTTTccttaaatatgtgtatgtacatgtatatatatatatatatatatatatatatatatatatatatatatatatatatatatatatatatatatataattatttaaatatttatgtatgtactctctctcacacacacacgtgtgtgtgtgtatgtatatataaatgtatatacaaaatattagtCACTTACAAAAGACGATAAAGTTTTCAAATAACTGACCTGTGGTGGCCTGTACTCGTAGGACTCGAAGCTGTCTGCGGCGGCAATGGCTGCCAGACCGAGGAAGATGAGGACCTTGGCGTTCATGTTGACTGTTGGTTTCAGAGGAAACTGATGCAAGTCGTTCTGCCGTCGACCAATTTATATCTCTGCGCCGACGTTATAATGGCGCAAGAACAGTCAAGGGCGCCTTTTTATCGCTGAGGTTCTGAGGGAGGAGCTTTATGTTCCATAAGACACactcttgtatttatctataggTAACTATTCtattgtctatctttttgtctatatttctatgtctatctatctatatatctgccagtatatctatatacttaagtttattaatttatgtctatacacacacaaacacatttgtatgcatacatatatattcatacgtgccTATGTATGTAAGCAAAGATAAATATACAAGTGTGAATTtatggtgaaaaaaatatattaaaaacgaAGTGAATGTAAAAAGACTTTTTTTCTCATACATGTTCGTAGTttcatttgtatgcatgtatttcttagtctttctgtctccctttctctctatctatcaatctacaccacatataatatatatggatgcacacacacacacacacacacacacacatacacacacacacacacacacacacacacacacacacacacacacacacacacacacacacacacacacacacacatatatatatatatatatatatatatatatatatatatatatatatatattatatatatatgtatgtatgtgtgtgtgtgtgtgtgtgtgtgtgtgtgtgtgtgtgtgtgtgtgtgtgtgtttctttgtctttttctccctctctctctttctctttctctctctctctgtctctctctctctctctctctctctctctctctctctctctctctctatatatatatatatatatatatatatatatatatatatatatatatatatacacacactctctctctctctctctcacacacacacacacacacatacacacacacacacacacacacacacacgcacgcacacacgcacacacacacacacacacacacacaccatacatatatatatatatatatatatatatatatgtatatatatatatattatatatatatatatatatatatatatatatatatatatatatatatatatatatatatatatatatatatacatatatacatatatatatatatatatatatgtttatgtatacatacacacacacctcgacTGCCGCTGTAGCGTATGTGCGTGAGCTGTTGTTCACTTCCTTTTGATTACGGCCCATTATTGTACTTTCTCCTAAATTTGgcattatttttctttgataGAAGTAGGTTTGAATAATTTTGTTAACTTTCAATAGGCAggattgttgattttttttttgtaaatatattctCGTAAGAAAATTTAGGCACGCTTGTggattttaatttctcttttcttcaggaACTGATTAAATAAAATCTgaattattagtagaagtagacACCTAAGAACAATGACGTAAGATATTTAGAGATCAATTTTATTGTATTAAAGTAATTCTTGCTTAGTATCTCTTAGTACGTTCTATTTCATACGAACATGCCAGTAGAGATTAAGATTATTatgagtaatatcattattattattatctaatatgACTAAATAACTGAAAAGTACAGTGAACAAGTCACATCATGAAatggataataaagaaataaacatactGACACCTAACCTTTTACGAAGGTTTTTCAGTTTGATCATATCATTCACTCGTGCAGTTGGTTACTGATCTAGTCATTATGATGAATACACactctcaaatacacacacacacacacacacacacacacacacacacacacacacacacacacacacacacacacacacatatatatatatatatatatatatatatatatatatatatatatatatacatatatttaagcacacatatacatatatgtaaatatatgcacactcacacacacgtacacacgcacacacacacgcacacacattatatatatatatatatatatatatacatatatatttaagcacacatatacatatatgtaaatatatgcacactcacacacacatacacatatacatacacacaagcacacacacacatacatagatatgtatatatgtatgtatatgtttatacatttttatacacatacaaaaatatctatctatttatctgtttatatgtatatttatatagacatatctatacatatgtatgcacatatatattcatttacatatatttatacacacacacacatacacacacatatatatatacatacatatacatgtatacacagagatgtgtatgtgtgtatatatatatatatatatatatatatatatatatatatatatatatatatatatatatatatacgcagagatgtgtgtgtgtatgtgtatatatatacatgtttatatatgtatatatatatgcacacacacacacacacacacacacacacacacacacacacacacacacacacacacacacacacacacacacacacatatatatatatatatatatatatatatatatatatatatatatatatatatatgtgtgtgtgtgtgtgtgtgtgtgtgtgtgtgtgtgtgtgtgtgtgtgtgtgtatgtatatatgtgtgtgtgtgtgtgtgatatatatatatatatatatatatatatatatatatatatatatatgtgtgtgtgtgtgtgtgtgtgtgtgtgtgtgtgtgtgtgtgtgtgtgtgtgtgtgtgtgtgtaaatatatatgtatatttatattcatatatacatatttgtatgtgtgtgtgtgtagattttatgtatttataaataaatgtatgtacataaacagacacacacacatctgtgtatatatatatatatatatatatatatatatatatatatatatatatatatatatatatatatatatatatatatacactgatgtagacaaacacctatatacacacgggcatatatatacataaatgtacatatataatttctgtatatatatagttacatacatgcatatcatacGTAGGAGTACGGGAAAGTCTCCCTGTAAACTGCAGAATGTGAATTCTTTCCATTGAAATTAACAGCAAGTAATAAGCTGCCACATGAACTTCGAAACATTTCTGGAACTGCTGGTGCTTACGTGTTGTcaccttttttcatatatttatattggaTTGAGAGTAAGTAAAATAAGACATTGTCCGTGCAAGTTTATTAAAAActggtataaatacataaataaaatgtcAGAATCAGATAATCACGTGATGACCATGGATCATTACTTGGACTCGTTGGAGTCATAGAAGTATCGTGGCCTGTATTCGCGGGACTCGAAGGAAGCGGACTCGAAGGAGTCGGGGAAACGAGCCTCGCCATCGtagttgacctcagccacgtagccggagtcgccgtccacgaagtacttgacggtctgcaggcggccgtcggggaggtgcacgtagtaggatccctgagtgtcttcgccgtcacgggcttcctggtgtccgtAGTTGTTGCCGGAGTCTTCGTGATCGACAGCCCATTGGAAGTCGTACTTGGCTTCTCCGGACTCGTAGGATTCCTCGGAGGAACGTCTCTGTAAGAAAAGGGAGCATAAACGAAATGAGACTTAAATTGATAATAGCAAAGGAGATATattcgagaagagagagagggggagggagagagagagagagagagagaaataatcaaATTTCCACCTACTGAAATAAAACATTTGATTTTTCAGAATAGCTAACCTGTGGTGGCCTGTATTCATAGGATTCAAAACTGTCTGCAGCAGCAATGGCTGCAAGACCCAAAAGGATGAAGACCTGAAATAGGAATAAGGTATAAATGATATGATCAGTGTATAAAGCTTAaagatctttatatacatatatataattataagtaatGCTTAGCTATAGCACACgcaacgagcgagagagagagagagaaaaaaaaatcagtaattaCCTTGGTGTTCATATTCAGGATATTTCAGAAGCAACTGATAGCGGTAACTCCACTGCTCGAGAATATATACACTCTTCTCTGCGCTGTTGCAAATGTGATGCGAGGTCAGGCAAggggaactatttttttttttcgagtgttACCACAAACCCGGGCGGGGCTGAATACCGAAAAAAACCCTTGCACATCTGTGATATTTCTTATAAATATGTCAACACACATGCAGCCACCCATTTATGCTCCTTCATATAAagacatacgtgtgtatgtgtgtgcttatttcccgtaaacatttttaaaaaatccaaaacataataaatagaaCAGGAAGAGATAATACGAAAAATTAAGAAATTATTACACGATTGATTAATGAAGCTTAAAATGTCAGTTTCCATTTGCCATTTCTCCAGGATTACTTTACTCTGGATTTCGCAATACCACGAATGTCTGGACTGCATATGCCATTTTGATTTCATTCCCTGGTTaggattattttatttatgatcCTTCTACTTTCAATTAGCATTAGTATTTCTAATATGCTTGTCCTATCTTTTACATCACATATGtgatctattatatatacatacatgcatatatatatatatatatatatatatatatatatatatatatatatatatatatatatatatatatatatatatgtgtgtgtgtgtgtgtgtgtgtgtgtgtgtgtgtgtgtgtgtgtgtgtgtgtgtgtgtgtgtgtgtgtgtgtgtgtgtacttgtgtgtgtgtgtatatatatatatatatatatatatatatatatatatatatatatatatatatatatatatatatatatatatatatatatatatatatatatatatatatacatatatatatattcctatgggCGTTTCCCTGCGcgtttatgtgtttatacgtatatatatatatgtatatatatatatatatatatatatatatatatatatatatatatatatatatatatatatatatatatatatatatatatatatatatatatatatatatatatatatatatacatatatgcgtatattcataaacataatcatacatgtgtatatacacacacaaacacacacacacatatacttatatacacatatatatatatgtatatgtgtgtatgtgtctatgcggGCGCGTGAGTTTacatgttagtgtgtgcgtgtacactcacacgcgcagacaaaaacacataaatacacatacacacacgcacacgcacacatacacacatttatgcatttatatatatgtatgaatatatatatatatatatatatatatatatatatatatatatatatatatatatatatatatatatatatatatatatatatatatatatatgtatacagacataaataaataaataaaaagataaatatatatatatatatatatatatatatatatatatatatatatatatatatatatatatatatatatatatatatacatacatacataaataaataaatataccattatatgaataaattaaggaatgaatatatatttttatctatatataacatatatatatatatatatatatatatatatatatatatatatatatatatttatacatatatatatacatgtatgtatgcatattatatgtagaTAAGTAAGTGTAGAATATTATTTCTAGCGGGGAAGTTAACTGTTTTTtcctaaaacaaatatatatatattttttattatggcCATATATCAACTACATTCCCAATTCTCggtattaattttcatatatttaatatagTACAATTCACTATTCAGTAGATGATAAAACaaacattcacatgtatatatttgcacacacacatacatgtatatatacacatataaatatacatatatgtatttatatgtgtgtgtgtgtgcgtgtgtctgcgcctgcgtgtgtatatactgacacacacacacacacacacacacacacacacacacacacacacacacacacacacacacacacacacacacacacacacacacacagacacacacacacacacacacaaacacaaaattacatttacacacacacacacacacaaaattacatttatacacacacacacacacacatatatacatttgcatatatatacaaatatgtatgtcacatatatacatatatatacacagacacagacacacccacacatagacacatacacacaaacacacacacacaaatataaatctatgtgtgtgtgtacatatatatatatatatatatatatatatatatatatatatatatatatatatatatatatatatatatataaatattatatatatatatatatatatatatatatatatatatatatgaaagtatgcatatatacatatatatatacaaccatgtgtgcgcgtatacacacacacacacacacacacacacacacacacacacacacacacacacacacacacacacacacacacatatatatatatatatatatatatatatatatatatatatatatacatactacacatctgtgctaaaacacacacatacattgcgtatatttgtctatatatctagatatatctatgtatccatatgtatatacatatctgtatatattaacatatatacacatatatgcatatgcatgtgtatacatgtgtatagacaaacacatatacttatatatgtttttgtgtatgtgtatatgtacatgtgtgtgtatatgtgtgcatttaaacacgtacacacacacacacacacaaacacacacacacacacacacacacacacacacacacacacacatacacatacacacacacacacacacacacacacacacacacacacacacacacacacatatatatatatatatatatatatatatatatatatatatatatgtatatatatgtgtgtgtgtgtctgtgtgtgtgtgtgtgtgtgtgtgtgtgtgtgtgtgtgtgtgtatgtgtgtgtgtgtgtgtgtgtcagtgtgtgtttttgtgcatatacacacacacacacacacacacacacacacacacacacacacacatatatatatatatatatatatatatatatatatatatatatatatatatatatatatatatatatatatatttgtgtgtgtgtgtaggtgtgtgtgtacgtgtctgcgcCTACGTGTGTATATGCTGACAcacaaatctataaatatatatacatatgtatatatatgaatatatatactaaagTTTATgtcgcatatatacatttatatactaatacctatacatacacacagacatagatacaaacacacacacacccacacccacacacatatatatatgtgtgtgtgtggtgttgggtCGACGGACGTAGTAGTGTTTATATTTCATAAATGAAAATTACATTTTACTATGCagatttattgataaatatataaataattgttcaTATTTTACAAATTCAGAATTCAGAAATGAAATTAAGTAATAGTAGGAAAAgctacgagaaaaagagaaagaaaaagtcgaAGAAGTTTCCGTATTAGGCTGAAATGCCTAAATCTTTCCTTTTCACAGATTGATCAGCTGAGGAAAAGAAGTTTACTTGGACTCATTGGAGTCATAGACGTATCGTGGCCTGTATTCGCGGGACTCGAAGGAAGCGGACTCGAAGGAGTCGGGGAAACGAGCCTCGCCATCGtagttgacctcagccacgtagccggagtcgccgtccacgaagtacttgacggtctgcaggcggccgtcggggaggtgcacgtagtaggatccctgagtgtcttcgccgtcacgggcttcctggtgtccgtAGTTGTTGCCGGAGTCTTCGTGATCGACAGCCCATTGGAAGTCGTACTTGGCTTCTCCGGACTCGAAGGATTCCTCGGAGGAGCGTCTCTGTTTAACAAATAGTTTATTTAGTTATAAAAGTCACCGACAAGAAATGCTAAGTAAGAAACctgaatattcttatatatatatatatatatatatatatatatatatatatatatatatatatatatatatatatatatatatatatatatataacatttcacTCCTAATATGGCTTACCTGTGGTGGCCTGTATTCATAGGACTCAAAGCTGTCTGCAGCGGCAATGGCTGCCAGACCGAGGAGGATGAAGACCTGAAATAAGAATTTTAATGAAATTAAGAAAGCTCTGATAAAGTTCAGGAATTATAGTTATAAACCTCAGGGTTAAAACCTCACATGAAACATTATTGGGTTCGCATACCTTTGTGTTCATGGTGATAGGTAGTTCAGAGGTTACTGATGCCGCTCTCTCGATTGCAGAGCAATATATACACGTCTGCACCGGCGAAAACGTGGCGCAAGGTCACTGAAGGACAGCGGTTTTTACAGGTGTTACTGCAAGAATGAGATGGGTTGGGCTCATTACAGACTTGCATAGAAACGGGCTAAATTATAGTATCAAAACCTACTTAAACGGGAACAGGAGAGTGAGTTAATATGGAGCTGCTTGTCCACAGTATTCCTATATGTAAACCCAT containing:
- the LOC113805374 gene encoding pro-resilin-like isoform X1; amino-acid sequence: MNTKVFILLGLAAIAAADSFESYEYRPPQRRSSEESYESGEAKYDFQWAVDHDPSSNEFGHQEARDGDDTQGSYYVQLPDGRLQTVKYFVDGDSGYVAEVNYEGDASFESGSDESREYRYRYDSNESK
- the LOC113805374 gene encoding pro-resilin-like isoform X2, which translates into the protein MNAKVFILLGLAAIAAADSFESYEYRPPQRRSSEESYESGEAKYDFQWAVDHDPSSNEFGHQEARDGDDTQGSYYVQLPDGRLQTVKYFVDGDSGYVAEVNYEGDASFESGSDESREYRYRYDSNESK
- the LOC113809483 gene encoding pro-resilin-like — its product is MNAKVLIFLGLAAIAAADSFESYEYRPPQRRSSEESYESGEAKYDFQWAVDHDPSSNEFGHQEARDGDDTQGSYYVQLPDGRLQTVKYFVDGDSGYVAEVNYEGDASFESGSDESREYRYRYDSNESK
- the LOC138859915 gene encoding pro-resilin-like, producing MNTKVFILLGLAAIAAADSFESYEYRPPQRRSSEESYESGEAKYDFQWAVDHEDSGNNYGHQEARDGEDTQGSYYVHLPDGRLQTVKYFVDGDSGYVAEVNYDGEARFPDSFESASFESREYRPRYFYDSNESK
- the LOC113811127 gene encoding cuticle protein 19.8-like gives rise to the protein MNTKVFILLGLAAIAAADSFESYEYRPPQRRSSEESFESGEAKYDFQWAVDHEDSGNNYGHQEARDGEDTQGSYYVHLPDGRLQTVKYFVDGDSGYVAEVNYDGEARFPDSFESASFESREYRPRYVYDSNESK